One stretch of Hydrogenovibrio kuenenii DSM 12350 DNA includes these proteins:
- the ylqF gene encoding ribosome biogenesis GTPase YlqF produces the protein MQIQWYPGHMHKAQKEVREILPQVDLIIEVLDARIPYSSENPMIAELRGDKPTIKIFNKSDLADEEKTQLWQDYFEQHKNIKTLALNSQQGDRKTQIFDLIHRMFPREENSIKVIHALILGIPNVGKSTLINSLANRPIAKTGNEPAVTKMLQRIKLEDNITLFDTPGMLWANIENIHSGYRLAITGGIKETAFELPDVASYAAEYLLKHYPERLMERYQLKELPSLDNPYADVELLEGIGRLRGCLVGGGRVDMDKVSRILITEIRDGSLGNLTFEMPSMMEAELKEVEILRAEKEAKKLAREEAKRQKKNKRNRNR, from the coding sequence ATGCAAATCCAATGGTATCCAGGTCACATGCACAAAGCGCAAAAAGAAGTGCGCGAAATCCTGCCCCAAGTGGATTTAATTATAGAAGTCCTGGATGCACGCATTCCCTACAGCAGCGAAAACCCAATGATTGCCGAACTACGCGGTGATAAACCTACGATCAAAATTTTTAACAAGTCAGATTTGGCAGATGAAGAAAAAACGCAGCTCTGGCAAGACTATTTTGAACAACACAAAAACATCAAAACATTGGCATTAAACTCTCAACAGGGTGATCGAAAAACGCAGATTTTCGACCTTATTCATAGAATGTTCCCACGAGAAGAAAACTCTATTAAGGTAATTCATGCATTGATCTTAGGGATTCCGAATGTTGGGAAATCAACATTGATTAACTCCCTTGCCAATCGCCCTATTGCCAAAACAGGCAATGAACCTGCTGTCACCAAAATGCTGCAACGTATTAAGCTTGAAGACAATATCACACTGTTCGATACCCCCGGTATGCTTTGGGCAAACATTGAAAATATACATTCCGGTTACCGGCTTGCCATTACTGGCGGTATCAAAGAAACAGCTTTTGAACTGCCTGATGTTGCTAGCTATGCCGCCGAATACTTGCTCAAGCACTACCCTGAAAGGTTGATGGAACGCTATCAACTCAAAGAACTGCCATCATTGGACAACCCTTATGCGGATGTTGAACTATTGGAGGGCATTGGTCGCCTACGAGGCTGTTTAGTGGGCGGCGGTCGTGTTGATATGGACAAGGTTTCTCGTATTTTGATTACTGAAATCCGTGATGGAAGCCTAGGAAATCTTACTTTTGAAATGCCTAGCATGATGGAAGCAGAGCTTAAAGAAGTCGAAATTCTGCGCGCTGAAAAAGAAGCCAAAAAACTGGCTCGCGAAGAAGCCAAAAGACAAAAAAAGAACAAGCGTAATCGTAATCGCTAA
- the purM gene encoding phosphoribosylformylglycinamidine cyclo-ligase → MTTESQSISYKDAGVDIDAGNALVEAIKPIAKATRRPEVSASLGGFGALFELPMDKYKNPLLVSGTDGVGTKLRLAIESGKHDQVGIDLVAMCVNDLIVQGAEPLFFLDYYATGKLDISVAKDVVSGIGEGCLQSGCALIGGETAEMPGMYPDGDYDLAGFCVGIVEKADLIDGTKVKEGDVMLGLASSGPHSNGYSLIRKIIEVSGVDLQSDCDGQPLIDALMAPTRIYVKSVLELMKQVDIHAISHITGGGLLENLPRVMPENTLAKIDTSSWKRPAVFDWIQQAGNVEFHEMHRTLNCGIGLVIVVDAAEKDKAIDTLSKLGETVVEIGRVEASNQAEPHVELV, encoded by the coding sequence ATGACAACAGAAAGCCAATCAATCAGTTATAAAGACGCCGGTGTTGATATTGACGCAGGTAATGCCTTAGTAGAAGCAATTAAACCTATTGCAAAAGCAACACGCAGACCTGAAGTTTCGGCTTCATTGGGCGGCTTTGGTGCTTTGTTCGAACTACCAATGGACAAATACAAAAACCCATTATTGGTTTCAGGTACAGACGGTGTCGGCACCAAGCTAAGATTAGCCATTGAAAGTGGTAAACATGACCAAGTCGGTATTGACTTAGTTGCTATGTGCGTTAACGACCTAATCGTTCAAGGCGCTGAACCTCTTTTCTTTTTAGACTACTACGCGACAGGCAAGCTAGATATCTCTGTTGCCAAGGATGTCGTTTCAGGTATTGGTGAAGGCTGTTTGCAATCAGGTTGTGCTTTGATTGGTGGTGAAACCGCTGAAATGCCAGGCATGTATCCTGACGGTGACTACGACTTAGCTGGTTTCTGTGTTGGTATTGTTGAAAAGGCTGACCTGATTGACGGCACTAAAGTGAAAGAAGGCGATGTCATGCTTGGCTTAGCATCTTCCGGCCCTCACTCAAATGGTTATTCTTTGATTCGTAAAATCATCGAAGTAAGCGGTGTTGATCTTCAATCTGATTGTGATGGTCAACCACTGATCGATGCCCTTATGGCGCCTACTCGCATTTACGTTAAATCCGTTTTAGAGCTAATGAAACAAGTCGATATTCACGCTATTTCTCACATTACCGGTGGCGGCTTACTTGAAAACCTACCGCGCGTTATGCCAGAAAATACACTAGCGAAAATTGACACCTCTAGTTGGAAACGTCCTGCGGTATTTGATTGGATTCAACAAGCTGGAAACGTAGAGTTTCATGAAATGCACCGTACTTTGAACTGTGGTATTGGTCTTGTCATCGTTGTTGATGCAGCAGAAAAAGACAAAGCAATTGATACCCTAAGCAAACTAGGGGAAACCGTAGTTGAGATTGGTAGAGTTGAAGCTTCAAATCAAGCTGAACCTCATGTGGAATTGGTTTAA
- a CDS encoding DUF3108 domain-containing protein, giving the protein MASVMMTSQKRFSNRLLLSLFAGISIFSSSVFAETLLPFKATFNVRVFGFNVGEARQSLSCRQQNCLLTSEASPPRWAQRFINESAKEQIHLIQNDHEFKWLKYKKFLTRRYDDRTEHKTYTLVRDETHKHIHYVEENKNWPLRNLVYDPISIAYAIQYRILNHLPLNNLYLQDDKVQQKIIFSTQNKSDEIDLDFKDELQTKRFEFHNDKMSIKLWLVPEMAYFPGQIQVENKIEKRTITLELNRVPDFSN; this is encoded by the coding sequence ATGGCAAGTGTAATGATGACTTCTCAAAAAAGATTCTCCAACCGTCTATTGTTATCATTATTCGCCGGAATCTCTATATTTTCGTCTTCAGTATTTGCAGAAACACTTTTACCTTTTAAAGCCACCTTCAATGTTCGTGTATTTGGTTTTAATGTTGGTGAAGCACGCCAATCGCTTTCTTGCCGACAACAAAACTGCTTGTTGACCAGCGAAGCTTCTCCACCAAGGTGGGCGCAACGTTTTATTAACGAATCAGCCAAAGAACAAATTCATTTGATTCAAAATGACCACGAATTCAAATGGTTGAAATACAAAAAGTTTTTAACGCGCCGTTATGACGATCGCACTGAACATAAAACCTATACACTGGTTAGAGATGAAACGCATAAACATATTCATTACGTAGAAGAAAATAAAAACTGGCCATTACGCAACTTGGTTTATGACCCCATTTCTATCGCCTACGCAATTCAATACCGAATACTTAATCACTTGCCGCTGAACAACCTCTATCTGCAAGATGATAAAGTTCAACAAAAAATCATTTTTTCAACCCAGAATAAGTCAGATGAAATTGATTTAGACTTTAAGGATGAGCTACAAACAAAGCGTTTCGAGTTCCATAATGATAAAATGAGCATTAAATTATGGCTTGTCCCTGAAATGGCTTATTTTCCTGGACAAATTCAAGTAGAAAATAAAATAGAAAAACGTACGATTACCCTTGAATTAAACCGGGTGCCGGACTTCTCCAACTGA
- the purN gene encoding phosphoribosylglycinamide formyltransferase, with product MTKNSNKMPIAVLISGNGSNLQALIDAQPTANYEIKLVISNRPSVKGIERAQNAGISTLVLDHKAYDSREAFDLAMIEALDSKHIKAVILAGFMRILTPEFTSHFLGRMLNIHPSLLPKYPGLDTHQKALDAGDKEHGLSIHFVTAELDGGPVILQAKVSVDANDNVESLKQKIHALEHQAYPLVADWLASSKVELKDNQVWFNNHLLKSPIDFDQALVNKS from the coding sequence ATGACAAAAAACTCAAATAAAATGCCCATTGCCGTTTTAATTTCGGGAAATGGCAGTAACCTTCAAGCGTTGATAGATGCCCAACCAACGGCCAACTACGAAATCAAACTGGTGATTTCAAACCGCCCCTCAGTAAAAGGCATAGAGCGCGCTCAAAACGCTGGCATTAGCACACTCGTGCTAGACCACAAGGCTTATGATTCACGCGAAGCATTTGACCTCGCTATGATTGAAGCTTTAGACAGCAAACACATAAAAGCCGTTATTTTGGCTGGCTTTATGAGAATTCTGACACCAGAATTCACTAGCCACTTTTTAGGGCGAATGCTCAATATCCACCCTTCTCTTTTACCCAAATACCCAGGCCTCGACACCCATCAAAAAGCACTTGATGCTGGAGATAAAGAGCACGGTTTGAGCATTCACTTTGTGACCGCTGAACTAGATGGTGGCCCAGTCATCCTTCAAGCTAAGGTTTCTGTTGATGCTAACGATAATGTAGAATCACTTAAACAGAAAATCCATGCTCTTGAGCATCAAGCTTACCCTCTTGTGGCTGATTGGCTGGCTTCCAGTAAGGTTGAATTAAAAGACAATCAGGTGTGGTTTAATAATCATCTACTGAAATCACCTATCGACTTCGACCAAGCATTGGTCAACAAGTCTTAG
- a CDS encoding 23S rRNA (adenine(2030)-N(6))-methyltransferase RlmJ — protein sequence MLSYLHSFHAGNFADVLKHMICVHTLGYMTQKDKPIFYLDTHSGAGAFQLDNSEAQKNREYENGIGKLWSLNKAELPDSVQIYLDVVSDFNPGEDLTHYPGSPWFAEHLLRDHDRLSLFELHPREYKTLCHNFKQNRRLHISNSNGFQACLSQLPPKEKRGFILMDPPYEVKDDYKLVVESIVKAHKKFATGTYALWYPVVERQRITQLEKAFIKSGISNIQLFELGLMPDNGARGMTSSGMLVINPPWTLYAAMEKALPFLAKTLAGNEGVYRIKQLVAE from the coding sequence ATGCTGAGTTATCTCCACTCTTTTCACGCCGGCAATTTTGCCGATGTACTGAAACACATGATTTGTGTTCATACCTTGGGTTACATGACTCAAAAAGACAAACCTATTTTTTATTTAGACACTCACTCCGGTGCAGGCGCGTTTCAACTCGACAATAGTGAAGCACAAAAAAACCGCGAATATGAGAATGGGATCGGTAAACTCTGGTCTCTTAATAAGGCCGAGCTACCTGATTCAGTTCAGATTTATTTAGATGTAGTATCTGACTTCAATCCAGGTGAAGATTTAACACACTACCCTGGTTCGCCTTGGTTTGCTGAGCACTTACTGCGGGATCATGACAGGTTATCTTTGTTTGAACTGCATCCACGCGAATACAAAACACTTTGCCATAACTTCAAACAAAATCGTCGCCTTCATATTTCGAACTCAAACGGCTTCCAAGCCTGTTTGAGTCAACTACCACCAAAAGAAAAACGTGGTTTTATCCTGATGGATCCGCCTTATGAGGTCAAAGATGATTACAAGCTGGTGGTTGAGAGTATTGTCAAAGCACACAAGAAGTTCGCAACCGGCACTTATGCACTCTGGTATCCGGTGGTGGAACGCCAACGCATCACTCAACTTGAAAAAGCCTTTATCAAAAGCGGTATTAGCAATATTCAATTGTTTGAATTAGGCTTAATGCCTGACAATGGTGCGCGAGGCATGACATCCAGTGGTATGCTGGTCATTAACCCACCTTGGACGCTTTATGCTGCTATGGAAAAGGCCTTGCCGTTCTTAGCGAAAACACTGGCAGGCAATGAAGGCGTTTATAGAATTAAACAATTGGTTGCAGAGTAA
- a CDS encoding HdaA/DnaA family protein, producing the protein MMYAQLPLKIGLKDEARFSTYACESDALKQTLDALQLALKGQTNTELSKGNQTLLSTKACCFIGDFGSGKTHLLQAACRFQLESQSDVASQSNPQSTGAGVYLPLGDVTLPFIPMVLEGMEQVDLVCVDDIDLVIGQEDWEKALANLLMKSKNMGHAVFLAASQPMHEWKLVTKELASAMVNVLPIPLERIKSEKVLVQALQKHAEMLGFHLSLDVCNYLIKQYSNNLQELLAVLGLLAEASIVQKRRVTLPFAKQILMPKFD; encoded by the coding sequence ATGATGTACGCTCAATTGCCTTTAAAAATCGGCCTAAAAGATGAAGCGCGCTTTTCCACTTATGCTTGTGAAAGTGATGCGTTAAAGCAAACGCTAGATGCTTTACAGTTGGCCTTAAAAGGCCAAACGAACACAGAGCTGTCAAAAGGGAATCAGACGCTTTTATCAACAAAAGCTTGTTGTTTTATTGGTGATTTTGGTTCGGGTAAGACGCATTTATTGCAAGCAGCTTGTCGCTTTCAATTGGAATCACAATCAGACGTTGCCTCTCAATCAAATCCACAATCTACTGGTGCAGGTGTTTATTTACCATTAGGTGATGTAACTTTGCCTTTCATTCCTATGGTTCTAGAGGGGATGGAGCAGGTTGATTTAGTCTGTGTTGACGATATTGACTTGGTGATTGGTCAAGAAGACTGGGAAAAAGCATTAGCTAACTTATTAATGAAATCCAAAAATATGGGACATGCTGTTTTTCTTGCTGCCAGTCAGCCGATGCATGAATGGAAGCTGGTTACAAAAGAATTGGCTTCGGCGATGGTCAATGTTTTGCCGATTCCACTAGAACGAATCAAGAGTGAAAAGGTTTTAGTTCAGGCATTACAGAAACATGCCGAAATGTTGGGGTTTCATTTGTCTCTGGATGTTTGTAATTATCTTATCAAGCAGTACTCAAATAACTTACAGGAACTGCTTGCTGTTTTAGGCTTGCTAGCCGAAGCATCAATAGTACAAAAAAGGCGTGTTACCTTGCCTTTTGCCAAACAAATTTTGATGCCTAAATTCGACTAA
- the apbC gene encoding iron-sulfur cluster carrier protein ApbC, with amino-acid sequence MSFLKKIFSSALPENLQQALEKAINTLSIEGIDAAVFQDKIVTDATFKKGVLTLKLCLPFAARSLWPALEQQLNHSLQQTEDVNEVKFEWNTEIIAHQTHNQAQPLEGVKNIIAVASGKGGVGKSTTSVNLALALQQEGARVGILDADIYGPSIPTMLGIHEKPQTLDGKSMEPLIAHGLKLMSIGFLIDPAEPMIWRGPIVTQTLMQLLNETNWSDLDYLVIDLPPGTGDVQLTLSQQIPVTGAVVVTTPQEIALIDARKGLKMFEKVNIPILGIIENMSTHICSQCGHEEAIFGEHGGEKLASESNTKLLGKLPLDGKIRLAMDQGKPTLVEQPSGEIASRYREMVWTIGSDIALQRKSYASVFPNIVVENS; translated from the coding sequence ATGAGTTTTTTAAAAAAAATCTTTTCCAGTGCTTTACCTGAAAACCTACAACAAGCTTTAGAAAAAGCAATTAACACCCTATCCATAGAGGGTATTGATGCCGCAGTATTCCAAGACAAAATCGTCACCGATGCAACCTTTAAGAAAGGCGTTTTAACGCTTAAACTTTGCTTACCTTTTGCTGCCCGCTCACTATGGCCTGCACTTGAACAACAACTAAACCACTCATTACAGCAAACTGAGGATGTTAATGAAGTTAAGTTTGAGTGGAATACTGAAATCATTGCTCACCAAACACACAACCAAGCACAACCTCTGGAAGGTGTAAAAAACATTATTGCCGTTGCCTCAGGTAAAGGCGGGGTTGGTAAATCAACGACCAGTGTTAATTTAGCGCTGGCTTTGCAGCAAGAAGGCGCTCGCGTTGGTATTTTGGATGCAGATATTTATGGGCCTAGTATTCCAACCATGCTGGGCATTCATGAAAAACCGCAAACGCTTGATGGCAAAAGCATGGAGCCACTTATCGCACATGGACTTAAACTCATGTCTATCGGCTTCTTAATCGACCCTGCCGAACCTATGATTTGGCGTGGTCCGATTGTGACACAAACCCTGATGCAATTGCTAAACGAAACCAACTGGTCAGACTTAGATTATCTTGTTATTGACCTACCACCAGGAACTGGGGACGTTCAACTGACTTTATCACAACAAATACCCGTAACTGGCGCTGTTGTCGTTACTACACCTCAGGAAATAGCCTTAATTGATGCGCGCAAAGGCCTAAAAATGTTTGAAAAAGTAAATATTCCTATTCTGGGTATTATTGAAAACATGAGTACACATATCTGTAGCCAATGTGGACATGAAGAGGCTATTTTCGGTGAACATGGTGGAGAAAAACTAGCGTCCGAATCTAACACAAAGTTACTTGGCAAACTGCCTTTGGACGGTAAAATTAGACTAGCGATGGACCAAGGAAAACCGACACTGGTTGAGCAGCCTTCTGGAGAAATTGCCAGTCGTTATCGTGAAATGGTTTGGACTATTGGAAGTGATATTGCATTACAACGTAAAAGCTATGCCTCGGTATTCCCGAATATTGTGGTCGAAAACAGCTAA
- a CDS encoding DUF2066 domain-containing protein has protein sequence MRGNGQSIQIGTQKTVTQKLITMFFVFGMLFFAAVAHADDVLFDVTIPLSDSETNLSKQQQIDKALTEASRVELMRLTGRLDVNDDDEFQELLKNPKEWLSRYSYQPILQEGVAVGTQIEFNFDQKHIYQYFQKHNLVLWPYSSRPKTLVLGSQKLGNDTTNLTADALGDNPSLDYRKPAERLGVPVLEPSADMSSSLWIYPLQNALPEQIAFLESQAKANYLMTYQEELTETGEKTFHWELFDKTGNKVLDGQADNTLAMDNLKDIFARLLDYYSQGYRAQADVLGSLTLTLDNMTQVDNLTSIENVLNNMKPMVHSVRLHSLQNYQANFEIIYQGFYTNLLAKIQKIPHVLVTDNDAVIGVVQAKWSDEVMPVTNSTDDSSASQSAIPPAGNDDQPSQAPATQESLDSATNPFTSQTNDSTSQVEKSAGVQTEGAVIETMPQGTSIAP, from the coding sequence ATGCGCGGAAACGGGCAAAGCATTCAAATTGGAACTCAAAAAACAGTCACTCAAAAACTCATCACCATGTTTTTTGTTTTTGGGATGTTATTTTTTGCCGCAGTAGCACATGCGGATGATGTGCTGTTTGACGTGACAATTCCACTTTCTGACTCTGAAACAAACCTGTCAAAACAGCAACAGATCGATAAAGCGTTAACTGAAGCATCTCGTGTTGAGCTTATGCGTTTAACCGGGCGTTTGGATGTTAATGATGATGACGAGTTTCAGGAACTATTGAAAAACCCGAAAGAATGGCTAAGTCGTTATAGCTATCAGCCTATTTTGCAAGAAGGCGTTGCGGTTGGTACGCAAATCGAATTCAATTTCGATCAAAAACATATCTATCAATATTTTCAAAAACATAACCTAGTTTTGTGGCCTTACAGTAGTCGACCTAAAACGTTAGTATTGGGTTCTCAAAAACTTGGTAATGATACGACAAACCTGACAGCCGATGCTTTAGGTGACAACCCATCGTTGGATTACCGAAAGCCAGCAGAAAGATTGGGCGTTCCTGTTTTAGAACCTTCTGCAGACATGAGTTCCTCTTTGTGGATTTATCCGCTGCAAAATGCATTGCCTGAACAAATTGCATTTTTAGAGTCTCAAGCCAAAGCCAATTACCTAATGACTTATCAGGAAGAACTCACCGAGACTGGGGAGAAAACTTTTCATTGGGAGTTGTTCGATAAGACAGGCAACAAAGTATTAGATGGTCAGGCCGATAACACCTTGGCGATGGATAATCTAAAAGATATTTTTGCACGTTTATTGGATTACTATTCGCAGGGTTATCGTGCACAAGCGGATGTTTTGGGGTCGTTGACACTGACGCTGGATAATATGACGCAAGTTGATAACCTAACATCTATTGAAAATGTGTTGAATAATATGAAGCCAATGGTGCACTCGGTTAGATTGCATTCATTGCAAAACTATCAAGCCAACTTTGAAATCATTTACCAAGGGTTCTATACCAATTTATTGGCAAAAATTCAGAAGATTCCTCATGTGTTGGTTACGGATAATGATGCCGTAATTGGTGTTGTGCAGGCCAAGTGGTCTGATGAAGTAATGCCTGTTACCAATTCAACAGATGATTCGTCCGCCAGCCAGTCAGCAATACCACCTGCTGGCAATGATGATCAACCATCTCAAGCACCGGCTACACAAGAATCATTGGATTCAGCAACCAACCCCTTTACTTCTCAGACAAATGATTCGACTAGTCAGGTAGAAAAAAGTGCTGGTGTGCAAACTGAAGGTGCTGTGATTGAAACCATGCCGCAAGGAACGTCTATTGCACCTTAG
- a CDS encoding TlpA disulfide reductase family protein, whose translation MLDQVSVGSLKSPLESSKKILAFLLLALVVMFVLQTNAVAADSSDDPVFVTLDGKNVKLSDFKGKWVIVNYWATWCPPCRMEIPELEMFYEKHKDKDAVVLGVNYETGDVKHVKDFARQQMVSYPIVREKGGANGRSTVFGPLKGLPTTYMVTPTGDLVAARTGMVDQNMLESFMEKYDSMYSGKQKNSK comes from the coding sequence ATGCTTGATCAGGTTTCGGTTGGATCATTGAAATCCCCGTTAGAATCTTCGAAAAAAATCTTGGCTTTTTTGTTGTTGGCTTTAGTCGTGATGTTTGTGCTGCAAACGAATGCAGTTGCAGCGGATTCAAGTGATGATCCTGTGTTTGTCACTCTAGATGGCAAAAACGTTAAATTATCGGACTTCAAAGGGAAGTGGGTCATTGTCAACTATTGGGCGACTTGGTGTCCACCGTGTAGAATGGAAATACCAGAGCTTGAAATGTTTTATGAAAAGCACAAAGATAAAGACGCTGTTGTTCTAGGTGTAAACTATGAAACGGGTGATGTTAAACACGTGAAGGACTTTGCACGCCAACAAATGGTGTCTTATCCGATTGTTCGTGAGAAAGGCGGCGCAAATGGTCGGTCTACCGTTTTTGGTCCATTGAAAGGTCTGCCAACGACTTATATGGTTACCCCAACAGGAGATTTGGTTGCCGCTAGAACAGGTATGGTTGATCAAAATATGTTGGAATCCTTTATGGAAAAGTACGACAGCATGTATTCAGGTAAACAAAAAAATAGCAAATAG
- the dcd gene encoding dCTP deaminase, giving the protein MKLSDRDIIQHLKIGKIGIEPQPDQSKIKGISVDLRLDNKFRVFNDHTAPYIDLSGPSDQMQKIMDTIMGDEIIIKEGDAFFLHPGELALAATFESVSIPDDLVGWLDGRSSLARLGLMVHVTAHRIDPGWNGQIVLEIFNSGKLPLALRPGMEICAINFETLSSAAIKPYNKRADAKYRDQKGPTASRITQDQNNSKDERQLDLLS; this is encoded by the coding sequence ATGAAGCTAAGCGACAGAGACATTATTCAGCATTTAAAAATCGGTAAAATCGGCATTGAACCACAACCGGATCAAAGCAAAATCAAAGGGATTAGTGTCGATTTAAGACTTGATAACAAATTCCGTGTATTTAACGACCATACCGCTCCCTACATTGACCTTAGTGGGCCAAGTGATCAAATGCAAAAGATCATGGATACCATTATGGGAGATGAGATCATCATTAAAGAAGGTGATGCTTTTTTCTTACATCCTGGTGAACTTGCACTGGCTGCGACTTTTGAGTCCGTCTCCATTCCAGATGATTTGGTAGGCTGGTTGGATGGGCGTTCAAGCTTGGCTCGCCTAGGCTTAATGGTACACGTCACAGCGCATCGAATTGACCCTGGCTGGAATGGACAAATCGTACTAGAAATCTTCAATAGCGGCAAACTACCACTCGCCTTGAGACCTGGCATGGAAATTTGCGCAATCAACTTTGAAACGCTATCCAGCGCAGCTATCAAACCCTACAACAAACGTGCTGATGCGAAATATCGCGATCAAAAAGGCCCTACTGCCAGCCGTATCACACAAGATCAAAATAATAGCAAAGACGAACGTCAACTAGACCTGCTCAGCTAA
- a CDS encoding fused response regulator/phosphatase — protein sequence MRILVVDPSETNRFYLKQILEKNGYQVLFASNGLDAYQIFETESFDLVISEITLPFMSAYDLVKKIKSHSLQQMIPVFIVTDEVSSEVIQNVLEVGADDFLQKPYSEQLFLAKIRSLIRMKRLTSELYESHQTISLLHKNLELEHRSAERIFEKFVHGPGKLVPGLETHVTPASIFNGDVFLSTVMPSGSVLVLLGDFTGHGLPAAIGAIPVAEVFYSMVKRGRTPGEVLNVINSKLKDILPIHIFFGCIMMKIQPNRRTVSVFNAGMQPIIQLTSDTRETRQFKSTSPPLGILDNKDMTFDFTSVNVSSNDSFFLYTDGIIEVLDNQREMFGVERLVEVMTSYENPGIPDLVDAAKEFSKDSLFEDDVSIIKLSMKAILKETQQQLLQASNTDIKPASQWRLTFEFCHRNIKINGNPTEGIVDAIMAMQPLISFKEDLYLVISELYINAVEHGLLNLDSSLKDEEDGFQKFNQQKRDRLSLLEEGKVTICINQTPTSNYAGNIKIKVFHEGQQFTSKMGKIPEPIDESDHAFSGRGLFLVQSLCQSLELDVVQACATAVYTWQQPEVMNEI from the coding sequence ATGAGAATTCTCGTAGTAGACCCTTCAGAAACCAACCGCTTTTATTTAAAACAGATTCTTGAAAAAAACGGTTACCAAGTTCTTTTTGCATCCAATGGGTTGGATGCCTATCAAATTTTTGAAACTGAATCCTTCGATTTAGTTATTTCTGAAATTACGTTACCTTTCATGTCAGCTTATGATTTGGTTAAAAAAATCAAATCACATTCATTGCAGCAGATGATTCCTGTTTTTATCGTTACTGATGAAGTCAGCTCTGAAGTAATTCAAAATGTGCTGGAAGTCGGTGCAGACGATTTTTTGCAAAAACCCTATTCTGAGCAACTGTTTCTGGCAAAAATTCGTTCTTTGATAAGAATGAAACGCCTGACATCAGAGCTATATGAATCACATCAAACCATTTCTTTATTGCACAAAAACCTTGAACTAGAGCATCGTTCAGCAGAACGCATCTTCGAAAAGTTCGTTCATGGGCCAGGTAAGTTAGTACCAGGACTGGAAACTCATGTAACCCCGGCTTCAATTTTCAATGGTGATGTCTTTCTGTCAACGGTGATGCCATCTGGCAGTGTACTCGTTTTGTTAGGAGATTTTACCGGTCATGGTTTACCTGCTGCAATAGGGGCAATTCCTGTAGCAGAAGTATTTTATTCCATGGTAAAAAGGGGGCGAACACCAGGAGAGGTGTTGAATGTTATCAATAGCAAATTAAAAGATATTTTGCCGATACATATTTTTTTCGGGTGTATCATGATGAAAATCCAGCCAAACAGACGTACGGTATCTGTCTTTAATGCTGGAATGCAGCCTATTATTCAGTTAACTAGCGACACTCGCGAAACACGACAATTTAAATCAACTTCACCTCCTTTGGGTATTTTAGATAACAAAGATATGACGTTTGACTTTACGAGCGTCAATGTCTCATCAAATGACAGTTTCTTTCTCTATACAGATGGCATTATTGAAGTCTTGGATAATCAACGAGAAATGTTTGGGGTTGAGCGATTAGTTGAAGTTATGACCTCCTACGAGAATCCTGGCATTCCTGACCTGGTTGATGCAGCAAAAGAGTTCAGTAAAGACTCTCTATTTGAAGATGATGTTTCTATTATCAAACTGTCCATGAAAGCCATTCTGAAAGAGACGCAACAACAACTGCTTCAGGCTTCTAATACAGATATTAAGCCAGCCTCACAATGGCGTTTGACGTTTGAATTTTGCCATAGGAATATCAAAATTAATGGGAATCCAACAGAGGGTATCGTAGATGCCATTATGGCGATGCAGCCGCTGATTTCCTTTAAAGAAGATTTGTATTTAGTGATTTCAGAGCTTTATATCAATGCAGTTGAACATGGGTTGTTGAATTTAGATTCAAGCCTTAAGGATGAAGAAGACGGCTTCCAAAAATTTAATCAGCAAAAAAGAGATCGTTTGTCTCTGTTAGAGGAGGGCAAGGTGACAATTTGTATTAACCAAACCCCAACATCAAACTATGCTGGTAATATCAAAATTAAAGTCTTTCATGAGGGACAACAATTTACTTCTAAAATGGGCAAAATTCCTGAACCCATTGATGAGAGTGATCATGCATTTTCTGGCAGGGGGTTGTTTTTGGTTCAGAGTCTATGCCAATCACTTGAGTTAGACGTTGTGCAAGCGTGCGCAACAGCTGTCTATACGTGGCAACAACCTGAGGTGATGAATGAAATCTAA